From the Lolium rigidum isolate FL_2022 chromosome 2, APGP_CSIRO_Lrig_0.1, whole genome shotgun sequence genome, one window contains:
- the LOC124690810 gene encoding very-long-chain 3-oxoacyl-CoA reductase 1-like: MAGLQEMITTTGEPAWTSSSPPLWFMALIAIGLHAVACSAAAFITWLYRAFLRPGKDLVRRYGAWAVVTGATDGIGRAMALELARQGLNLVLIGRNPAKLSRVGEEVQKAAPSCKVTSLVFDLAGDTPDMCRGVARVAAAVEGLDVGILVNNAGATYTGPAYFHEVDTQVWETVVRMNVEATTRITHAVVPATVRKRRGAIINMGSGSSAMLPAFPFYALCSDAVYAASKAYIDKFSQSLSTEYKQHEMDLQCQGTG, from the exons ATGGCTGGCTTACAAGAGATGATCACAACTACGGGAGAGCCGGCGTGGACAAGCTCGTCGCCGCCCCTATGGTTCATGGCCCTTATCGCTATCGGCCTCCATGCCGTCGCTTGCTCCGCCGCAGCCTTCATCACGTGGCTGTACCGAGCTTTTCTCCGGCCGGGGAAGGATCTTGTTCGCCGCTACGGCGCGTGGGCGGTGGTCACCGGCGCCACAGATGGCATCGGTCGGGCGATGGCCCTCGAGCTAGCGCGGCAGGGCCTGAACCTCGTCCTGATCGGCCGGAACCCCGCGAAGCTCTCCCGTGTCGGCGAGGAGGTCCAGAAGGCCGCGCCGTCCTGCAAGGTTACGAGCCTGGTGTTCGACCTCGCCGGCGACACGCCAGATATGTGTCGGGGCGTGGCGAGGGTTGCTGCGGCCGTGGAGGGTCTGGACGTGGGCATCCTGGTGAACAACGCCGGCGCCACATATACTGGCCCCGCATACTTTCACGAGGTGGACACTCAGGTCTGGGAGACGGTGGTGCGGATGAACGTGGAGGCGACCACGCGGATCACGCATGCCGTCGTGCCGGCGACGGTGAGGAAGCGGAGGGGCGCCATCATCAACATGGGGTCTGGATCGTCTGCTATGCTGCCGGCTTTTCCGTTCTACGCACTAT GTAGTGACGCTGTCTACGCAGCAAGCAAAGC GTATATTGATAAATTTTCTCAAAGCCTAAGCACTGAATACAAACAACATGAAATGGATTTACAGTGTCAG GGTACTGGATGA